In Archangium violaceum, the following are encoded in one genomic region:
- a CDS encoding pyruvate dehydrogenase complex E1 component subunit beta gives MAELMYREALNQALAEEMERDANVFLIGEEVGRYQGAFKVSQGLLDRFGSARIIDAPISELGFTGLGVGAAMVGLRPVVEMMTWNFAILAMDQIVNNAAKLRHMSGGQLRCPIVFRGPGGAGGRLSSQHSQALESTYAHFPGLKVVAPATPADAKGLLKSAIRDENPVIMIEGERLYALKGEVPEGEHIVPIGKADVKREGKDVSIITWSRMYYFCEEAAKQLEAEGISVEILDLRTLRPLDEEAILATVRKTNRAVVVEEGWPLAGVGAQVVDIIQSKGFDDLDAPVVRVTGLDVNMSYAANLENAIQPDAPKIVAAVKKVLYREGA, from the coding sequence ATGGCCGAGTTGATGTATCGCGAGGCGCTCAACCAGGCGCTCGCCGAGGAGATGGAGCGCGACGCCAACGTGTTCCTCATTGGTGAGGAAGTGGGTCGCTACCAGGGCGCCTTCAAGGTGTCGCAGGGACTGCTGGACCGGTTCGGGAGCGCGCGCATCATCGACGCGCCCATCTCCGAGCTGGGCTTCACGGGCCTGGGTGTCGGCGCGGCGATGGTGGGCCTGCGTCCGGTGGTGGAGATGATGACCTGGAACTTCGCCATCCTGGCGATGGACCAGATCGTCAACAACGCGGCGAAGCTGCGGCACATGTCCGGCGGCCAGCTGCGCTGCCCCATCGTGTTCCGCGGCCCCGGTGGCGCGGGCGGCCGGCTCTCCAGCCAGCACAGCCAGGCGCTGGAGTCCACCTACGCCCACTTCCCGGGCCTGAAGGTCGTTGCCCCGGCCACCCCGGCGGACGCCAAGGGTCTGCTCAAGTCCGCCATCCGTGATGAGAACCCCGTCATCATGATCGAGGGCGAGCGCCTCTACGCCCTCAAGGGCGAGGTGCCCGAGGGCGAGCACATCGTCCCCATCGGCAAGGCGGACGTGAAGCGCGAGGGCAAGGACGTCAGCATCATCACCTGGTCGCGCATGTACTACTTCTGCGAGGAGGCCGCGAAGCAGCTGGAGGCCGAGGGCATCTCCGTGGAGATCCTCGACTTGCGCACGCTGCGGCCGCTGGACGAGGAGGCCATCCTCGCCACGGTGCGCAAGACGAACCGCGCGGTCGTCGTGGAAGAGGGCTGGCCCCTGGCCGGCGTGGGCGCGCAGGTGGTGGACATCATCCAGTCCAAGGGTTTCGATGACCTGGATGCTCCCGTCGTGCGCGTGACCGGCCTCGACGTGAACATGTCCTACGCGGCGAACCTGGAGAACGCGATCCAGCCGGACGCGCCCAAGATCGTCGCCGCCGTGAAGAAGGTCCTCTACCGCGAGGGAGCCTGA
- the pdhA gene encoding pyruvate dehydrogenase (acetyl-transferring) E1 component subunit alpha, translated as MASKYSKDLLLTMYRKMYLMRRFEERAGQQYGLGKIAGFCHLYIGQEAVAAGVEEAIRPDDYMLSGYRDHAQPLARGSDPGMVMAELFGRTGGYSKGKGGSMHIFDIENHFYGGYGIVGAQIGLAAGMAFASRYRNEDRITVCYFGDAAANQGIFHETLNMAVKWKLPVLYICENNRYGMGTAIARVAAVPEIHKRGQAFNMRHEAVDGMDVLKMYEAVKDAAAYIRAGNGPVLMEANTYRFRGHSMADPATYRTKQEVEDERKNDPIPRLKDYAIAQKLAKEEEFDAIEAQVKEQVDAAVKFADESPEPSLDELWKDTIVEEGEEDVRPRERVLGAKVTNWPKYPSGQELKVTWDLEPREQAEKADKAAGLKR; from the coding sequence GTGGCCAGCAAGTACTCGAAAGACCTGCTGTTGACGATGTACCGGAAGATGTACCTCATGCGCCGCTTCGAGGAGCGTGCGGGCCAGCAGTACGGTCTGGGGAAGATCGCCGGTTTCTGCCACCTGTATATCGGCCAGGAGGCGGTGGCGGCCGGTGTCGAGGAGGCCATCCGCCCGGATGACTACATGCTGTCGGGCTACCGCGATCACGCGCAGCCGCTGGCGCGTGGCTCGGACCCGGGCATGGTGATGGCGGAGCTCTTCGGCCGCACCGGCGGCTACAGCAAGGGCAAGGGCGGCTCGATGCACATCTTCGACATCGAGAACCACTTCTACGGCGGCTACGGCATCGTCGGCGCGCAGATCGGCCTGGCCGCGGGCATGGCCTTCGCCAGCCGCTACCGCAACGAGGACCGCATCACCGTGTGCTACTTCGGTGACGCCGCGGCCAACCAGGGCATCTTCCACGAGACGCTCAACATGGCGGTGAAGTGGAAGCTGCCGGTGCTCTACATCTGCGAGAACAACCGCTACGGCATGGGTACGGCCATCGCGCGCGTCGCGGCGGTGCCGGAGATCCACAAGCGTGGCCAGGCTTTCAACATGCGCCACGAGGCCGTGGACGGCATGGACGTGTTGAAGATGTACGAGGCGGTGAAGGACGCGGCCGCGTACATCCGCGCGGGCAACGGCCCGGTGCTCATGGAGGCCAACACCTACCGCTTCCGCGGCCACTCCATGGCCGACCCCGCCACCTACCGCACCAAGCAGGAGGTGGAGGACGAGCGCAAGAACGACCCCATCCCGCGCCTCAAGGACTACGCCATCGCCCAGAAGCTGGCGAAGGAAGAGGAGTTCGACGCCATCGAGGCGCAGGTGAAGGAGCAGGTGGACGCCGCGGTGAAGTTCGCCGACGAGTCTCCCGAGCCCAGCCTGGACGAGCTGTGGAAGGACACGATCGTCGAGGAGGGCGAGGAGGACGTGCGCCCCCGCGAGCGCGTGCTAGGGGCGAAGGTGACGAACTGGCCGAAGTACCCGTCGGGCCAGGAGCTGAAGGTGACGTGGGACCTCGAGCCGCGCGAGCAGGCCGAGAAGGCGGACAAGGCTGCGGGCCTCAAGCGCTAG
- a CDS encoding MFS transporter, whose product MHDAAPSSSTPRPEYSRAFRLRRAQNWLTLGTMYAAMYMGRYNFSFANARLSETYGWNKTQVGAIISAATFIYGLSAILNGPLADRIGGRKAMLVGAGGAVVFNLAFGLGAYLGFLGTGTVLLGYLATVWSLNMYFQSYSALALIKVNSGWFHISERGVFSAIFGSMIQGGRALIYFIGPLLVLALPWQFVFFVPALVMATLGLLTFLWVRDAPDEAGLPALDTADASSGYTGKVDFKYVAKVVFTNPVTLTIAAAEFCTGFVRHGFEQWFPRYMLEAQKLSLDSPIFQKGATGVVLAGIAGAFCAGFMSDLLFKARRPPVAFIGYVLQVVCMAIIWKAPSLNLVIAAFVVNSFSISIVHSMLSGTSSMDFGGKKAAATAAGMFDGMQYVGGSVVGIGMGWLLDSFGWGAWGPSMIGFSAVGGILMLTLWNARPKAHAAQTAPAVPTPEAPSADPQRSSRTGTQG is encoded by the coding sequence ATGCACGACGCAGCCCCCTCGTCCTCGACGCCACGGCCGGAGTACTCGCGGGCCTTCCGCCTCCGCCGGGCACAGAACTGGCTCACGCTCGGAACCATGTACGCGGCCATGTACATGGGCCGCTACAACTTCTCCTTCGCCAACGCCCGGCTGTCGGAGACGTACGGCTGGAACAAGACGCAGGTGGGCGCGATCATCAGCGCGGCCACCTTCATCTACGGCCTGTCCGCCATCCTCAACGGGCCGCTGGCGGACCGCATCGGCGGACGCAAGGCCATGCTGGTGGGCGCTGGTGGCGCGGTGGTGTTCAACCTCGCCTTCGGCCTGGGCGCGTACCTGGGCTTCCTGGGCACGGGGACGGTGCTGCTCGGCTACCTGGCCACGGTCTGGTCGCTGAACATGTACTTCCAGTCCTACTCGGCCCTGGCGCTCATCAAGGTGAACTCGGGCTGGTTCCACATCAGCGAGCGCGGCGTGTTCTCCGCCATCTTCGGGTCGATGATCCAAGGCGGCCGGGCGCTCATCTACTTCATCGGGCCGCTGCTGGTGCTGGCGCTGCCCTGGCAGTTCGTCTTCTTCGTGCCGGCGCTGGTGATGGCGACGCTGGGCCTGCTCACCTTCCTCTGGGTGCGCGACGCGCCGGACGAGGCGGGGCTGCCCGCGCTGGACACGGCGGATGCCTCCAGCGGCTACACCGGCAAGGTGGACTTCAAGTACGTGGCGAAGGTGGTCTTCACCAACCCCGTCACGCTCACCATCGCGGCGGCCGAGTTCTGCACCGGCTTCGTGCGCCACGGCTTCGAGCAGTGGTTCCCCCGCTACATGCTGGAGGCTCAGAAGCTGTCGCTCGACAGCCCCATCTTCCAGAAGGGCGCCACGGGCGTGGTGCTGGCGGGCATCGCGGGTGCGTTCTGCGCGGGCTTCATGTCCGACCTGCTCTTCAAGGCGCGCCGGCCGCCCGTGGCCTTCATCGGCTACGTGCTCCAGGTGGTGTGCATGGCCATCATCTGGAAGGCGCCGAGCCTGAACCTGGTCATCGCCGCCTTCGTGGTGAACTCCTTCTCCATCAGCATCGTGCACTCCATGCTGTCGGGCACCTCGTCCATGGACTTCGGCGGGAAGAAGGCCGCGGCCACGGCGGCGGGCATGTTCGACGGCATGCAGTACGTGGGCGGCTCCGTGGTGGGTATCGGCATGGGCTGGCTGCTGGACAGCTTCGGCTGGGGCGCCTGGGGCCCGAGCATGATCGGCTTCTCGGCCGTCGGCGGCATCCTCATGCTCACCTTGTGGAACGCCCGGCCCAAGGCGCACGCGGCCCAGACGGCTCCGGCGGTCCCCACCCCCGAGGCGCCCTCCGCCGACCCGCAGCGGAGCTCCCGGACCGGCACCCAGGGGTAG
- a CDS encoding NUDIX hydrolase, translated as MRPSSHSAVTDIEIIEDFSSTAKCDEGFLRVRRLRCQNRRADGTASKVYRVDVVDRPRLDAVAVLIYRRGASGLEVLTRMNLRPAAYFRRGKDMTVPDGASYLRVEEIVAGLLEPEDKGEAGLRHRAAEEVLEESGFEVKPEEIQLLGAGFFLAPGILSEKVFPAAVDVTGKEPGVPEGDGSPLEEGTHLQWRPIRELLAMCRRGEVPDAKTEIAILRLLAEQP; from the coding sequence ATGCGACCGAGCAGTCATTCTGCTGTGACGGATATCGAGATCATCGAGGATTTCTCGTCGACCGCGAAGTGCGACGAGGGCTTTCTGCGAGTGCGGCGGCTGCGGTGCCAGAACCGGCGGGCGGACGGCACGGCGTCCAAGGTGTACCGGGTGGACGTGGTGGATCGGCCGAGGTTGGACGCGGTGGCGGTGCTCATCTACCGCCGCGGTGCGTCGGGGCTGGAGGTGCTGACGCGGATGAACCTGCGGCCGGCGGCCTACTTCCGGCGCGGCAAGGACATGACGGTGCCGGACGGGGCCTCGTACCTGCGGGTGGAGGAGATCGTCGCGGGGCTGCTGGAGCCGGAGGACAAGGGCGAGGCGGGTCTGAGGCACCGGGCGGCGGAGGAGGTGCTCGAGGAGTCCGGGTTCGAGGTGAAGCCGGAGGAAATCCAATTGCTGGGGGCGGGCTTCTTCCTGGCGCCGGGCATTTTGTCGGAGAAGGTGTTCCCGGCGGCGGTGGACGTGACGGGCAAGGAGCCCGGAGTGCCGGAAGGGGACGGCTCCCCGTTGGAGGAGGGCACGCACCTGCAGTGGAGGCCCATCCGCGAGCTGCTGGCGATGTGCCGGCGCGGAGAGGTGCCGGACGCGAAGACGGAGATCGCCATCCTGCGGCTGCTGGCCGAGCAGCCGTGA
- a CDS encoding bifunctional metallophosphatase/5'-nucleotidase, with product MRRFLLGLLCALLSASCMPVMEGQDIDLSGQEVRLTFLHTSDIHSRLIPYDFAPLKTDTDLGIIPEAGPFGGATRLGAILKRERNRAERVLHLDSGDCFQGAPIFNVNSGEAEFRFLSKMRLDAAVIGNHEFDAGLANFVQKARDFATFPLMAANYYWDSPKDPGNEQAALNSEPYVIRNVQGLKVGIIGMANISSLNSLVEGGNSLQATPLEQNEAARAYVEMLRPVVDLIVVVSHLGLTEDQDLIRGYEAYYEYERARPFIERDRDQWKVMEWADPDLEGNPKAVVKVFIPGVSGLDVIMGGHLHVVLNPPQELTDPSGRKVVLVHSGAFAKYVGRMDMVVKVPRTEERTLDGAEVSSHSYRAFPLDGLWCNEAMRAWYRDNFWNPGQFINAPGVREAIAQCQQQEDRETTDLLQPYMLGMDFNLQLTSIFSYAPRDVARRNTSSGGDSPLGNITADSMRKRRAVEAEMALTNSLGIRDNLYAGVVTQEAMFNVFPFENTINIMYLSGTEVQEMFDFVAERSASRGCVSQAQVSGARFTMDCAQVQLNDLRIPCDPARNASDCPQEEREGHAPWQCIADQDGERCYAHPATDISINGNPINPNGMYRVAVNDYIAKGGSGFSVLKRNTTRQETGISLRDSLIGYMQNFCTCDDVNAGRETSKTGERCGTLIEGKWVVDDQTRNFCAKAQEFEDALARTVGDCTCRQLLNIPAEEAAARCHVEDPAEIQSTCNVPAGPYTGRCNCRDALSGLQECGSVTRQLETFCENPTEMPIANAIEDGRIGRRVK from the coding sequence ATGCGACGTTTCCTGCTCGGCCTCTTGTGCGCCCTGCTCTCCGCCTCGTGCATGCCCGTCATGGAGGGACAGGACATCGATCTCAGCGGACAGGAAGTCCGGCTCACCTTCCTCCATACATCCGACATCCACTCGCGGCTCATCCCGTATGACTTCGCGCCGCTGAAGACGGATACGGACCTGGGCATCATCCCCGAGGCGGGTCCCTTCGGTGGGGCCACCCGGCTGGGCGCCATCCTCAAACGCGAGCGCAACCGCGCCGAGCGCGTGCTGCACCTGGACTCGGGCGACTGCTTCCAGGGCGCCCCCATCTTCAACGTCAACAGCGGCGAGGCCGAGTTCCGCTTCCTGTCGAAGATGCGGCTGGACGCGGCTGTCATCGGCAACCACGAGTTCGACGCCGGCCTGGCCAACTTCGTCCAGAAGGCGCGCGACTTCGCCACCTTCCCGCTGATGGCGGCCAACTACTACTGGGACAGTCCGAAGGATCCCGGCAACGAGCAGGCCGCGCTCAACTCCGAGCCCTACGTCATCCGCAACGTGCAGGGCCTCAAGGTGGGCATCATCGGCATGGCCAACATCTCCTCGCTCAACTCGCTGGTGGAGGGCGGCAACTCGCTGCAGGCCACGCCGCTGGAGCAGAACGAGGCGGCGCGCGCCTACGTGGAGATGCTGCGCCCGGTGGTGGACCTCATCGTGGTGGTCAGCCACCTGGGCCTCACCGAGGATCAGGATCTCATCCGCGGCTACGAGGCCTATTACGAGTACGAGCGCGCCCGGCCCTTCATCGAGCGCGACCGCGACCAGTGGAAGGTGATGGAGTGGGCGGACCCCGACCTGGAGGGCAACCCCAAGGCGGTGGTGAAGGTGTTCATCCCCGGCGTGTCCGGCCTGGACGTCATCATGGGTGGCCACCTGCACGTGGTGCTCAACCCCCCGCAGGAGCTCACGGACCCCAGCGGTCGCAAGGTGGTGCTGGTGCACTCGGGCGCCTTCGCCAAGTACGTGGGGCGCATGGACATGGTGGTGAAGGTGCCCAGGACCGAGGAGCGCACGCTGGATGGCGCCGAGGTGAGCAGCCACTCCTACCGCGCCTTCCCCCTGGACGGGCTGTGGTGCAACGAGGCCATGCGCGCCTGGTACCGCGACAACTTCTGGAACCCCGGCCAGTTCATCAACGCCCCGGGCGTGCGCGAGGCCATCGCGCAGTGCCAGCAGCAGGAGGACCGGGAGACCACGGACCTGCTCCAGCCCTACATGCTGGGCATGGACTTCAACCTCCAGCTCACCTCCATCTTCTCCTACGCGCCACGCGACGTGGCCCGCCGCAACACCTCCTCGGGCGGTGACTCGCCGCTGGGCAACATCACCGCGGACTCCATGCGCAAGCGCCGCGCCGTGGAGGCGGAGATGGCCCTCACCAACTCGCTGGGCATCCGCGACAACCTCTACGCGGGCGTGGTGACGCAGGAGGCCATGTTCAACGTGTTCCCCTTCGAGAACACCATCAACATCATGTACCTGTCGGGCACCGAGGTGCAGGAGATGTTCGACTTCGTGGCCGAACGCTCCGCCAGCCGCGGCTGCGTCAGCCAGGCCCAGGTCTCCGGCGCGCGCTTCACCATGGACTGCGCCCAGGTGCAGCTCAACGACCTGCGCATCCCGTGCGACCCCGCCAGGAACGCCTCGGACTGCCCGCAGGAGGAACGCGAGGGCCACGCCCCCTGGCAGTGCATCGCGGACCAGGACGGCGAGCGCTGCTACGCCCACCCCGCCACCGACATCTCCATCAACGGCAACCCCATCAACCCCAACGGCATGTACCGCGTGGCGGTGAACGACTACATCGCCAAGGGCGGCTCGGGCTTCAGCGTCCTCAAGCGCAACACCACGCGCCAGGAGACGGGCATCTCCCTGCGCGACTCGCTCATCGGCTACATGCAGAACTTCTGCACCTGCGATGACGTCAACGCGGGCCGCGAGACGTCCAAGACGGGCGAGCGCTGCGGCACCCTCATCGAGGGCAAGTGGGTGGTGGACGACCAGACGCGCAACTTCTGCGCCAAGGCCCAGGAGTTCGAGGACGCGCTGGCGCGCACGGTGGGCGACTGCACGTGCCGCCAGCTGCTGAACATCCCCGCCGAGGAGGCCGCCGCGCGCTGCCACGTGGAGGATCCGGCGGAGATCCAGAGCACGTGCAACGTGCCCGCGGGCCCGTACACCGGACGCTGCAACTGCCGCGACGCGCTGTCGGGCCTCCAGGAGTGCGGCTCGGTCACCCGGCAGCTCGAGACCTTCTGTGAGAACCCGACCGAAATGCCCATCGCCAACGCCATCGAGGATGGCCGTATCGGCAGGAGGGTGAAGTGA
- a CDS encoding VOC family protein, with protein sequence MLSSFVKLLVSDAERSARFYEALGFKRMHAEPPFIHLRWENQAEVYLVAVPSAVALEGRRGVGVLLGFRIGATGLNEVAERARAHGAGVEGPTVQPWYTREIIVTDPDGYRLNFIEPV encoded by the coding sequence CTGTTGTCGTCCTTCGTGAAGTTGCTCGTGTCGGACGCCGAGCGCTCCGCGCGCTTCTACGAGGCGCTCGGGTTCAAGCGCATGCACGCGGAGCCCCCCTTCATCCACCTGCGCTGGGAGAATCAGGCGGAGGTGTACCTGGTCGCCGTGCCCTCGGCGGTGGCCCTGGAGGGCCGGCGGGGCGTGGGCGTGCTGCTGGGATTCCGCATCGGCGCCACGGGCCTGAACGAAGTGGCCGAGCGGGCGCGGGCGCACGGAGCGGGCGTCGAGGGCCCCACCGTGCAGCCCTGGTACACGCGGGAGATCATCGTCACGGATCCCGACGGCTACCGGCTGAACTTCATCGAGCCCGTGTAG
- a CDS encoding TldD/PmbA family protein: MSTNSTNLAEVARQAVELAKKQGASEAAANASRAREVEVQWRDGQLDKISEATTRGLSVQLYVDGRYSAVSTSDLRPEALERFISDSIAMTRALARDEHRRLPEPELYAGRTQVDLAIEDPHQAKLGADERQRIVRELEAAARAVDTKGAILSVTTAFGDVLRETYRVSSNGFEGGMRGTQFFASADVSAKDSDGRRPEESDFAVARFFENLPDATTLGRRAGERALGRLGAAKGASAVLTMAVDNRAAGRLVSMLLGPMTGMALQQKRSFLDGKQGQKVGSERLVLTDEPHIPRGLGSRLFDGEGIAAKPLPLFEAGVLRSYFIDSYYGRKLKARPTTGGASNLSWKLGEKGQAALLADLKEGILVTGFLGGNSNAVTGDFSLGVQGFRVRGGKIAEPISEMNISGNQMDLWKRLVAVGNDPFAYSAMRTPTLVFEGVQFAGV; this comes from the coding sequence ATGAGCACGAACAGCACGAATCTGGCCGAGGTCGCGCGTCAGGCGGTCGAACTGGCCAAGAAGCAGGGCGCCTCCGAGGCGGCGGCCAACGCCAGCCGCGCCCGCGAGGTCGAGGTGCAGTGGCGCGACGGTCAGCTGGACAAGATCTCCGAGGCCACGACGCGGGGTCTCTCGGTGCAGCTCTACGTCGACGGGCGCTACTCCGCGGTGTCCACGAGCGACCTGCGCCCGGAGGCGCTGGAGCGCTTCATCTCCGACTCCATCGCGATGACGCGCGCCCTGGCGCGTGACGAGCACCGCCGGCTGCCGGAGCCCGAGCTGTACGCGGGCCGCACGCAGGTGGACCTGGCGATCGAGGATCCTCACCAGGCGAAGCTCGGCGCCGACGAGCGCCAGCGCATCGTCCGGGAGCTGGAGGCGGCTGCCCGCGCGGTCGACACGAAGGGCGCCATCCTGTCCGTCACCACCGCCTTCGGAGACGTCCTGCGCGAGACGTACCGTGTCAGCTCGAACGGCTTCGAGGGTGGGATGCGGGGAACCCAGTTCTTCGCCTCCGCCGACGTGAGCGCCAAGGACTCGGACGGACGCCGGCCGGAGGAGAGCGACTTCGCCGTCGCGCGCTTCTTCGAGAACCTGCCCGACGCGACCACCCTGGGGCGCCGGGCCGGAGAGCGCGCCCTGGGCCGCCTCGGGGCGGCGAAGGGCGCGTCCGCCGTGCTGACGATGGCCGTCGACAACCGGGCCGCGGGCCGGCTCGTGTCGATGCTGCTCGGACCCATGACGGGCATGGCCCTCCAGCAGAAGCGCTCGTTCCTCGACGGGAAGCAGGGCCAGAAGGTGGGCAGCGAGCGCCTGGTGCTCACGGATGAGCCGCACATCCCGCGGGGTCTCGGCTCCCGCCTGTTCGATGGTGAGGGCATCGCCGCGAAGCCCCTGCCGCTGTTCGAGGCGGGCGTGCTCCGCTCCTACTTCATCGACAGCTATTACGGCCGCAAGCTGAAGGCCCGCCCGACGACGGGCGGTGCCTCGAACCTCTCCTGGAAGCTCGGCGAGAAGGGGCAGGCCGCGCTGCTGGCGGACCTGAAGGAGGGCATCCTGGTGACGGGGTTCCTCGGCGGCAACTCCAACGCCGTGACGGGGGACTTCTCCCTCGGCGTCCAGGGCTTCCGCGTGCGCGGCGGGAAGATCGCCGAGCCCATCAGCGAGATGAACATCTCCGGCAACCAGATGGACCTGTGGAAGCGCCTCGTGGCGGTGGGCAATGACCCGTTCGCCTACAGCGCGATGCGCACGCCGACCCTCGTCTTCGAGGGTGTGCAGTTCGCGGGCGTCTGA
- a CDS encoding TldD/PmbA family protein, which yields MTRRDFVGLGTAAMAMAGAGELLSGCATTQQAGPGGLGSGSGGPSNSIGYFARFGVTENLIRETLAAALSRGGDYSDLFFQHRVSTSMALEDGSVNKAFTTVELGVGVRVVKGDQTGYAYTEELTLDAMRSAARTAAAIADGPSRPGPQSFHLFKELPQRYALKVGWDAVRPEQKLPILEGLNAAVFKSDPRIVKVSLSFSNEYGAVLVADSNGRLVEDLQPMTHLGLSCVAEQNGKREQNGYNVSGRAGFDFYSPDRLDRIVREAVSRTTILFEAVQPPAGELPVVLAAGSSGILLHEAIGHGMEADFNRKGTSIYSDKINKPIAHPFVNIVDDGTNEYARGAINVDDEGNVPGKTMLVENGVLTTYLHDSISAKHYKVKPTGNGRRESYRHAPLPRMRSTYMLPGPHKHDEIIASVKKGIYCSNFTNGQVNIGGGDFTFYVKNGYLIEDGKLTRPIKDVNIIGNGPRVLEKVDMVADNLVIDEGGWTCGKDGQGVPVSQGLPTVRVSSITVGGRNS from the coding sequence ATGACGCGACGTGACTTCGTGGGCCTCGGAACGGCGGCAATGGCCATGGCGGGAGCAGGCGAGCTGTTGAGCGGCTGTGCGACGACCCAGCAGGCGGGCCCGGGTGGATTGGGTAGTGGCTCGGGCGGGCCGTCGAATTCGATCGGGTACTTCGCCCGCTTCGGCGTCACCGAGAACCTCATCCGCGAGACGCTGGCGGCCGCCCTGTCACGGGGCGGGGACTACAGCGACCTGTTCTTCCAGCACCGCGTCTCCACCTCCATGGCGCTCGAGGACGGCTCGGTGAACAAGGCGTTCACCACCGTCGAGCTCGGCGTGGGCGTGCGCGTCGTCAAGGGAGACCAGACGGGCTATGCCTACACCGAGGAGCTCACCCTCGACGCGATGCGCAGCGCCGCCCGGACGGCCGCGGCGATCGCCGATGGCCCCTCCCGGCCCGGCCCCCAGAGCTTCCACCTCTTCAAGGAGCTGCCGCAGCGCTACGCGCTCAAGGTGGGCTGGGATGCCGTGCGTCCCGAGCAGAAGCTGCCCATCCTCGAGGGGCTGAACGCGGCGGTGTTCAAGTCGGACCCGCGCATCGTCAAGGTGAGCCTCTCGTTCTCCAATGAGTACGGGGCGGTCCTCGTGGCCGACAGCAACGGGCGGCTCGTCGAGGATCTCCAGCCCATGACGCACCTGGGCCTCTCGTGCGTGGCCGAGCAGAACGGCAAGCGGGAGCAGAACGGCTACAACGTCTCCGGCCGCGCCGGGTTCGACTTCTACTCGCCCGACCGGCTCGACCGCATCGTGCGCGAGGCGGTGAGCCGCACCACCATCCTCTTCGAGGCGGTGCAGCCTCCGGCGGGCGAGCTGCCGGTGGTGCTCGCGGCGGGCTCGTCGGGCATCCTCCTGCACGAGGCGATCGGCCACGGCATGGAGGCCGACTTCAACCGCAAGGGCACGTCCATCTACTCGGACAAGATCAACAAGCCCATCGCGCACCCCTTCGTGAACATCGTCGACGACGGCACGAACGAGTACGCGCGCGGCGCCATCAACGTGGACGACGAGGGCAACGTGCCCGGCAAGACGATGCTCGTGGAGAACGGCGTGCTCACCACGTACCTCCATGACTCCATCTCCGCGAAGCACTACAAGGTGAAGCCCACCGGCAACGGCCGCCGCGAGAGCTACCGCCACGCGCCCCTGCCGCGCATGCGCTCCACGTACATGCTCCCGGGCCCGCACAAGCACGACGAGATCATCGCGTCGGTGAAGAAGGGCATCTACTGCTCGAACTTCACCAACGGGCAGGTGAACATCGGCGGAGGCGACTTCACCTTCTACGTGAAGAACGGCTACCTCATCGAGGACGGGAAGCTGACCCGGCCGATCAAGGACGTGAACATCATCGGCAACGGGCCCCGGGTGCTCGAGAAGGTGGACATGGTGGCCGACAACCTCGTCATCGACGAGGGCGGCTGGACGTGCGGCAAGGACGGCCAGGGCGTGCCGGTGTCCCAGGGCCTTCCCACGGTCCGGGTCTCGTCGATCACCGTGGGCGGACGCAACTCGTGA